CACGTAGTACGGCACCGCGATCGTGCTGATTCCCAGCAGGTGCCCGGTGACCAGGTTGTCCTTGAGGTCGGTCTTGTACTTCTCCGCGGTGAGCGCGGACGGCGGCAGCGTCTCGATGAAGTCGAGCTTGTTGCTCAGCAGGTCCTGGTACGCGGTTTCCTGGCTCGCGTAGATCTTGACGTCCAGGTCCTTGAACTTGACCTTGTCCGGACCCTGGTAGTCGTCGAACCGGGTCAGCTTGATGTCCACGTTCGGCGTGCGGCTGACGAACTTCATCGGGCCGTTGCCGATCGGGTGCTTCGCGAAGGCGTCGGGGTCCTTGAAAAAGGAGTCCGGCAGCGGCGCGAACGCGCTGTAGCCGATCTTGGTGGTGAACACCGAGAACGGCGCTTCGAGCGTCACCTGGAACTCGTAGTCGCCCTTGACCTGCAGGCCGGACATCTTGTCCGTGGTCGGCTTCGCCGCCTTGTCGGCCGGGTGGACGTCGGCGTAGCCCTGGATGTTCTCGAAGAACGTGCTGTTGATCTGGCCGTTCGCCGAGTTGGCCCCGTAGTTCCAGGCGTCGACGAAGTTCTTCGCCTTGACCTCGGTGCCGTCGTGGAACTTCCAGCCGTGCTTGATCTTGATGTCGTAGACCTTGGAATCGGTCGTGGTGATCGAATCCGCCATCAGGTTGAACGGTTCGCCGCTGTCGCCCTTGTACGCGACGAGACCGGAGAACATCGGGTCGACGGCCTTGGAACCGCCGAGCTCGTTGGTGTTCGTGGGGATCAGCGTGTTCTGCGGTTCCGTCCCGTAGACCGTGAAGGTCCCGTTCGGATCCGCTTCTCCCGACGACCCGCTGCTGGATCCGCCGCCCCCACAGGCAGTCAGGAGCAGCGACAAGGTTGTCACGACCGCGGCCGCGCTCCAGAGCCTGGATGAACCCCGCATGTCCCCTCCGTTTCTCGCGTCCGAATAGCGAGATGGAGGCTAGCTGGATCAGCCCTTCGTAACCGGATCACCGGGTTGCACCTGAATAACAACACCGCTCATCACCCGGTCAGCTCACAACTAACTGCGCTTGATGACTTTCGGTGGTTTTGGTACGGGTTTGGCCGCCGGATGCGCGCCCGGTGATCTCGGTGTCGCGGAGCGTTCAGGCGAGCGACAAGGCGATCCCGTCCAGGATGTCGTGCTCGCTGACCACCAGCTGGTCCGGACCACCGCGCGCGGCGAGTTCCTCCGCGAGCACCTGGACGACGACCGCGCCGCCGCCGATCACGTCGACCCGGCCGGGGTGGATCACCGGATTCTCGGCGCGGGTCGCGCGGTCGGACGCGAGGAGCTGCCCGGCGAGTTCGTCGATCTGGCCGTGCGTCAGCTTCGACAGGTGCACGCGCTCGGAGTCGTACTCGGGAAGGCCGAGCGAAACGGCTGACAACGTGGTCACGGTGCCGGCGACGCCGATCCAGGTGCGGGCCTTCGCGACGTCCACGACGTCGAACGCCTCGGCGAGGATGCCGCGGGCCAGTTCGCGGGCGGCGGCGATCTCGTCGGCGGTCGGCGGGTCGTCCTTCAGCGCACGCTCGGTGATCCGGACGCAGCCGATGTCGACGGATTTCGCGGCGGTCACCTCGGCCTCGCGGCCGTTCCAGGTGCCGAGCACGAGTTCGGTGGAGCCGCCGCCGACGTCGACGACCACGAACGGCCCGTCGTCCGGGTCCTGCTCGCCGACCGCGCCGGTGAAGGACAGCCGGGCTTCCTCGTCGCCGCTGATCACCTCGGCCTCGACGCCGAGCGTTTCGCGGGTCATCGCGAAGAACTCGTCGCGGTTGCTCGCGTCGCGCGTCGCGGAGGTGGCGACCATGCGCACCTTCTCGACGCCCTTGCGCCGCGCGGCGACGGTGTAGTCCGCGAGCGCGGCGCGGGTGCGCTCGAGCGCTTCCGGCGCGAGCCTGCCGGTGGCGTCGACGCCCTGGCCGAGCCGCACGATGCGCATCTCGCGGTGCAGGTCGCGCAGGTCGACCGTGCCGTCGTGGCGCGGCGTCAACTCGGCGACGAGCAGACGGATGGAGTTGGTCCCACAGTCGATCGCAGCTACCCGAGGCATGGGTCCGACTTTACTTGGTCTCCGGCGCTTCGCCGGACAGGCGGGCATAGGCGGGCCCTATGCCGCCTCGCCGACATTTGGTCTTTGCCTTTGCCTCTTTTCCGGATCTACGGTGGACGTGTTCGCCGCATTTTCCTTCGCGGCGGTTCTTTCTCCATTATCGAGAGGTTTATTGGCATGCCCGATTACGGGATTGCGGGAAAGCGCGCGGTCGTCACCGGCGGTTCCCGCGGAATCGGCGCGGCGATCGTGGCGCAATTGCTGGCTGCGGGCGCGACCGTGCTCACCACCGCCCGCTCCGCTGCGCCGGTGCCGGACGGGGCGTCCTTCGTCGAGGCCGACGTCCGCACCCCGGCCGGCGCCCAGACGATCGCGTCCGCCGCTGAAGAAGTCCTCGGCGGCGTCGATCTGCTGGTCCACAACGCGGGCGGCGCGCGTCCGCACCCGAGCGCCTTGGCCATTCCCGACGACGAATGGCAGGACGCGCTGTCGGTGAACCTGCTGGCCGCGATCCGTCTGGACGCGCTGCTCGCCCCGGGCATGCGGGACCGCCGATCGGGCGCGATCGTGCACGTCTCGACCGCCGCGATCCGGCCGCCTTTCCCGCCGTTCTTGCACTATGTGGCAGCGAAAACCGCACTGGAGGCGTACAGCCGAGGCTTGGCCGCCGAACTGGCCCCGTCCGGAGTCCGGGTCAACGCCGTGTCCCCCGGCCGGACCGCCACCCCCGGCGGCTTGGCGACGCGCGAACAGTGGGCGAGCCTGTCGCCCGGCTTCGCGCTCCCCGAAGTCCCGCTGGGCCGCGACGGTGAACCCGACGACATCGCCAACGCCGTGCTGTTCCTGCTGTCCGACCAGGCGAGCTGGCTGACCGGAAGCGGCCTGGCCGTCGACGGGGGCGAATACCCGCGATGAATGCTTATCAGGGCAAAACCGCGGTCATTACCGGCGGCAGCACCGGAATGGGTTTCGCTACCGCGAAATTGTTCGCCGACAGCGGCGCTCGCGTAATCATCACCGGCCGTTCTCAATCCCGTTTGGACACGGCTTTGGCTCAGCTCGGCGAGGATGCGCTGGCCGTCCGCGGCGATGTGGCGTCGCTCTCCTCGCTGGAGGCGCTGGCGGAACAGGTGCCCGGCCCGGTCGACGCCCTGTTCGTCAACGCCGGGATGGCCCGGACGGCACCGTTCGAATCGGTCACCGAGGAGGAGTTCGACGAGCAGTTCGGGGTCAACGTCAAGGGCGCGTACTTCACCGTGCAGAAGCTCGCGCCGCTGCTGCGCTCCGGAGCTGGCGTCGTGCTGACCACCTCGACCGCGAACGTCCTGGGCCTGCCGGAAACGAGCGTCTATTCGGCAAGCAAGGCCGCACTGCGGTCGATGGCCCGCACGCTCGCCGCCGAACTGCTCCCGCGCGGCGTCCGGGTCAACGCGATCAGCCCCGGTCCCATCGACACCGAGATCCTCGAAGCCGGGATGTCGGCCGAGGAAGCCGCGCGGTTCAAAGCGGCCCGAGCCGCGGCGAACCCGATGAAACGGCTGGGCACCCCCGACGAGATCGCCCGCGCCGTCGCCTTCCTCGCCTTCGACGCCACCTTCACCACCGGCATCGAACTGGTCGTAGACGGCGGCGACACGCAGCTCTGAGGTGTCAGGCGGCCGGGGACACCGGCTGTTCCCAAGTCTCCTGCCGCAGAAACTCGAGCAACGCCATCTCCGCGGGCCCCGCGCCGGGCCGCACCGCCGCGACCACGGGCTGGGACACGACCGGAAACACCGGCCGGACGAGGTGCTCGTGCCCTTCCGGCACCGCTGACGCCGGAACGAGCGTCACTCCCAGCCCGTGCGCGGCCCAGCGCACCGCCGTCGAGGTCTGCGACACGCGCGCGACCGCGGTCGGCTTCAATCCGTTGTCGCGCAACACTTCGGTGAGGAATCCGTCGAGCGCGCTGTCCGGGTCGAACCGGATCCACTGCTCTTTTTCCAGCTCCCGCAACGAGATCCGGTCCTTCGTGAACAACCGGTGCTTGACCCCGAGGACGACCACGAACTCCTCGTCGCCGAGATGATGTCCCTCGTACAGCCCCTCGTCACACGCCGAGCCGAGCAGCGCGAGATCCAGCACCCCGCGCCGCGCGAGCTGCTCCAGCTCAGCCGGATTCGGCTCCTCGAAAACGGTCGCTGCCAACTGCGGGTACTTGCGCCGCAGCGCAGCCAACGCTCCCGGCAACTGGCGAGTCCCCAACCCCATCTGCGCCGCGACGAGCAACTCGCCGACCAGTTCGTCCGCACCCGCCCTCGCGGTCGCCTGCGCCCGGCGCGCGGCCCGCACCGCCACCTCGGCGTCGCGGAGAAACGCCCGCCCGACGACGGTCGGCACCAGCCCGGTCGGCGTACGGGAGAAGAGCTGCACGCCGAGTTCCCGCTCGAGCCCGCGAATCTGCTGCGAAACGGACGGCTGAGCGACATGAAGCAGCTCAGCCGCGGCGGTCACCGACCCCGCCTCGGCGACCGCCAAGGCGTACTCGAACTGACGAAGACTCATCGTCTCCCCCTGCTTTGTAATGGTGTAATCGAGGCTACCGGAGGAGCGCTTTCGCTTCCTTCACCCGCCGACCGGCGTCTCGCTCCCCGACGGTGCTCCGCTCGACGACGAGATACAGGTCGGGGTGGTCGGGGTCGTTGGCGAGGTCGTCGTGGTCGAGGCGCTGGATCCGCACGTCGGAGTGCTGGTGCTCGGCGTTTCGCTCGAGGGACTCCCGGACGTGCTGTGCTCGGGCGGCAACCCGGTAGGCCGCACCGAGGGAGCACCAGTAGAGACCGGCAACGACTCGGTAGTCCTCGGCCGGGGTTCCGTCGTGGGCGGCGGCGGCGAATTGGACGCCGTCGGCCCGGGCACCCCGACTGGGCTGTCCGGCACCTGCGCGACGCCCTTCCGATAAGCCTCCGCCCAGAGAATCACGGTGGTGACGTACGCGTCGGAGTTGTTGTAGCGGTATATCGCGGTCCGCAACTGATCCGGATTGGCCAGGTCGAGCCCGCCGGAGCAGAGATAGCGCGCCGCCGCGAGCGAGGCGTCGAAGAGATTGCCGGGATCGGATTTGCCGTCGCCGTTGCCGTCCGCCGCGTAGAGCCGCCAGGTCGCCGGGATGAATTGGAACGGCCCGACCGCCCGATCCCACACCGGATCCTGGTCGAGCACACCGTGATCGGTGTCCGGAATCGCCGCGTACGGCCCGGTCCCGTTGAGCTGCGGCCCGAGGATCGGTTGAAGCGTGGTCCCCGCGGCATCGACATACCCGCCCCGCGCGTGATTCGACTCGATCCGCCCAATGCTCGCGATGAGCGCCCAGTCGATATGACAGCCCGGCTGCTCCTTTCCCAGCACGTCCGCCGCATGCCGATACGCGGCGAGCGCAGTAGCCGGAATCCCGAGCGGCCCGTCCGGAAGGTCATACGCAGGCAAGGGAACCGCCGCGGGCGCGTCGGGCAGCCGCCCGTCGACCGCGACTCCGCGAATCCCCGGGTCGTATCCCTGATCAGGCAAGACGTCCGCCGTATGCACCACCGGCATCCGCCCGACCCACCCGGCGACTACCCCTGCTCCGACGGTCGCCGGAAGCACGCCGAGGACCCCCGCGAGCACCGCGGCCACCGTCCGATGCCGCGAAACCACCCGCCGAACCCGGTAACGCCCCCGCCGCGCCCTCACCCGTACCCACCGAGCCTTGTCCGGCGGCGGGCCGACGAGAACGGCAGTCCTCTTGGGTCCGGTTGTTTCGGAAGGCACGC
The nucleotide sequence above comes from Amycolatopsis sp. AA4. Encoded proteins:
- a CDS encoding Ppx/GppA phosphatase family protein — its product is MPRVAAIDCGTNSIRLLVAELTPRHDGTVDLRDLHREMRIVRLGQGVDATGRLAPEALERTRAALADYTVAARRKGVEKVRMVATSATRDASNRDEFFAMTRETLGVEAEVISGDEEARLSFTGAVGEQDPDDGPFVVVDVGGGSTELVLGTWNGREAEVTAAKSVDIGCVRITERALKDDPPTADEIAAARELARGILAEAFDVVDVAKARTWIGVAGTVTTLSAVSLGLPEYDSERVHLSKLTHGQIDELAGQLLASDRATRAENPVIHPGRVDVIGGGAVVVQVLAEELAARGGPDQLVVSEHDILDGIALSLA
- a CDS encoding LysR family transcriptional regulator; this translates as MSLRQFEYALAVAEAGSVTAAAELLHVAQPSVSQQIRGLERELGVQLFSRTPTGLVPTVVGRAFLRDAEVAVRAARRAQATARAGADELVGELLVAAQMGLGTRQLPGALAALRRKYPQLAATVFEEPNPAELEQLARRGVLDLALLGSACDEGLYEGHHLGDEEFVVVLGVKHRLFTKDRISLRELEKEQWIRFDPDSALDGFLTEVLRDNGLKPTAVARVSQTSTAVRWAAHGLGVTLVPASAVPEGHEHLVRPVFPVVSQPVVAAVRPGAGPAEMALLEFLRQETWEQPVSPAA
- a CDS encoding oxidoreductase, translated to MPDYGIAGKRAVVTGGSRGIGAAIVAQLLAAGATVLTTARSAAPVPDGASFVEADVRTPAGAQTIASAAEEVLGGVDLLVHNAGGARPHPSALAIPDDEWQDALSVNLLAAIRLDALLAPGMRDRRSGAIVHVSTAAIRPPFPPFLHYVAAKTALEAYSRGLAAELAPSGVRVNAVSPGRTATPGGLATREQWASLSPGFALPEVPLGRDGEPDDIANAVLFLLSDQASWLTGSGLAVDGGEYPR
- a CDS encoding lytic transglycosylase domain-containing protein gives rise to the protein MVSRHRTVAAVLAGVLGVLPATVGAGVVAGWVGRMPVVHTADVLPDQGYDPGIRGVAVDGRLPDAPAAVPLPAYDLPDGPLGIPATALAAYRHAADVLGKEQPGCHIDWALIASIGRIESNHARGGYVDAAGTTLQPILGPQLNGTGPYAAIPDTDHGVLDQDPVWDRAVGPFQFIPATWRLYAADGNGDGKSDPGNLFDASLAAARYLCSGGLDLANPDQLRTAIYRYNNSDAYVTTVILWAEAYRKGVAQVPDSPVGVPGPTASNSPPPPTTEPRPRTTESLPVSTGAPSVRPTGLPPEHSTSGSPSSETPSTSTPTCGSSASTTTTSPTTPTTPTCISSSSGAPSGSETPVGG
- a CDS encoding ABC transporter substrate-binding protein; translation: MRGSSRLWSAAAVVTTLSLLLTACGGGGSSSGSSGEADPNGTFTVYGTEPQNTLIPTNTNELGGSKAVDPMFSGLVAYKGDSGEPFNLMADSITTTDSKVYDIKIKHGWKFHDGTEVKAKNFVDAWNYGANSANGQINSTFFENIQGYADVHPADKAAKPTTDKMSGLQVKGDYEFQVTLEAPFSVFTTKIGYSAFAPLPDSFFKDPDAFAKHPIGNGPMKFVSRTPNVDIKLTRFDDYQGPDKVKFKDLDVKIYASQETAYQDLLSNKLDFIETLPPSALTAEKYKTDLKDNLVTGHLLGISTIAVPYYVPGYNNLDLRRAISMAIDRAQITKTVMHDTYVPADSYVSQGIAGFRPGVCGEYCKFNPEKAKELFAKSGFKGKLTIASNADGGRKEPLVAACNSIKNTLGVECDFVPATDFGQWRSIVTGHKLTGMGRSDWSADYPSIEDFLNPLYRTGASSNDSTYSNPQVDALLKQADSTADKDAAVKLYQQAEDLIAKDLPSIPVWDEKGVAAKSKHTKTVVLDFRRRADYSSVEVLKK
- a CDS encoding SDR family oxidoreductase, translated to MNAYQGKTAVITGGSTGMGFATAKLFADSGARVIITGRSQSRLDTALAQLGEDALAVRGDVASLSSLEALAEQVPGPVDALFVNAGMARTAPFESVTEEEFDEQFGVNVKGAYFTVQKLAPLLRSGAGVVLTTSTANVLGLPETSVYSASKAALRSMARTLAAELLPRGVRVNAISPGPIDTEILEAGMSAEEAARFKAARAAANPMKRLGTPDEIARAVAFLAFDATFTTGIELVVDGGDTQL